Below is a genomic region from uncultured Erythrobacter sp..
CGAACGCGGACTCGGCTCGGGCAAGGACATTGTCATCCTCGACAAGGGCGATGTCGGCTCAGGCGCATCGGGCATTGCCTGCGGCGTGGTGCGCAACAACTATTTCCAGCCGGCCATGCGCGAATTGATGGCGCATTCAGTCGCGGTTTGGGAGGAGGATGCGGAAACTTACAGCTACCATCCGGTCGGCTATATGCAGATTTCCGCTGAAAGCATGCATGCCGACGTCGCCTCGATCTATGATCAGCAAAAGGCGATCGGCTACGAAAGCAGCTTCATCGAGGGCGAGCGAGACAGCGCGCGTTACATGCAATCGATATTCTCAGACTGGCAGGCCCAGGGCGTAACCTCGGTCCTGCATGAGAAGAAGGGCGGCTATGCTAACAACATGCTCGCCATGCAGGGCCTTTGGAAGAAGGCGCAAAGCGAAGGGGTGCGGCTGTTTGGCGGCACAACAGTCACCGGCTTCCGCAGCGCTAGTGGCAATTCCTCTGCTATCAGCACGGTGCTGACGGATCGCGGAGAGATCGGCTGCGAACAAGTGGTGATCGGCGCAGGCCCATGGGTGCGCGACTTCTGGTCAATGCTCGAATTGCCGCCGACCATCGAAGTGCGCGGTGGTGACGGAACACTCCATCGCGATGTTCCGATGTGGAAGTTCTGGCAGCTTGAGGAAGGCGTGCTGGCAGTCGATCCGGATATCCAGAAGACCAATGACGGAAATATGCCGCCGGTGATCCATATCGACACCGATGCGCCGCTCCATTCGATTGTCGACGGCTCGCTGATCACGGACGAGCTTTGGGGCATTTATTACAAGCCTGATTTCAACTTCAACGGCATTCAGGGCGGCGCGATGCCCTATGAGGTGACAACTCCCGCTGAAGAACTGGCGATTGATCCATATGGTCCGGCGAGCCCTGAATGGATTTCCTCACCAGATTTTGCGGTCATGTGGGTCTCCGCCCTCGCCCATTGTCAGAAACGTTTCGAAGGCCGGATGGCTGACTACCACAAGGAGCCTTCGGGCGGCGTCGGTTGCTTCACGCCCGACAGTTTTCCTGTGATTGACGTGTTCCGCGAGAACGCATGGGTGATCGCCGACAGCAATCACGGATACAAGATGATCGGGGTGGGCAAACTGTTAGCGCAGGAAATCCTCGGCGAGAAAAGCCGCCTGCTCGAACCGTTCCGCTTCGCGCGATATGCTGAAGGCAAGCTGCACCCCGTCTCCAACAGTCCCTATCCGTGGAGCTGATGGAGCGGGTGCAAGCCGTCCTTAGCTGATGTTTGAATCAGGGAAGCTCGCCTTGCGGGTTTCCATGAACTCGACCAGTCGCGCGTCGATCTCCGGGTCAAGCTCGGGCGCGACATAGCCCGCCAGCAGCTGCTTGTAGAGCTTTTCCGCGCGCTCTTCGGCACTCGTCGAACCATCCTCGATCCACTGCTCGTAGCTGTTATTGTCGGCAATGGTCGAACGGTAGAACGCGCTTTTGAAGTTTGCCTGCGTGTGGCTGCAACCAAGGAAATGTTGGCCCGGGCCGACTTCGCGCAGCGCGTCCATCGCCTGCCCGTTTTCGCTCATATCCACGCCCTTAGCATAGACCGCCATCATCGCCGCCTGATCGCAGTCCATGACGAATTTCTCGTAACCCATGGCAAGCCCGCCTTCGAGCCAGCCGGCGGTATGGAGCATGAAGTTTACCCCTGCGAGCAGGCCCTGTTGCAATGTGTTTGCCGCTTCATAAGCGGCCTGCGCGTCGGGGACTTTGGAAGCGGTGAAGCCGCCTGCGCTACGGAACGGCACGCCGAGCCTCCGCGCGAGTGCTGCGCCGGTGTTGATCACCAGTGAGGCTTCGGGTGAGCCAAAGGTTGGTGCACCCGACTGCATCGACATCGAGCTGACGAAATTGCCGTAGATCACCGGCGATCCGGGTCGCACGAGCTGGGCAAGCGACATGCCGACCATGCCTTCGGCCAGCGACTGCGCCGCGACCGCCGCCACCGTCACTGGCGACATTGCGCCTGCGACGATGAAAGGACTGACCATCACCGCCTGATTGTGCCGGGCATAGACTTTGAGCGAGCCGAGCATGGTGTCGTCAAAGGTCATGGGCGAATTGGCGTTGATCAGGTTGATCAGCACGCAATTGTTTTCGACGAAGTCGTCGCCGAATACGATCTTGGCCATGGCGACCGAATCCTCGGCGCGTTCGGGGTGCGTGACCGAACCCATGAACGCCTTGTCGCTATATTTGATGTGGCTGTAGACCATGTCGAAATGGCGCTTGTTCACCGGCAGGTCGACCGGTTCACAGATCGTGCCGCCCGAATGGTGCAGGCTGTCGGCCATGTAAGCGAGCTTCACGAAATTGCGGAAGTCCTCGATCGTTGCATAGCGGCGGCCCTCTTCACGCGAATAGACGAAGGGGGAGCCGTAGGCCGGAACCAGCACGGTGTTGTTGCCGCCGATCTCGACATTGTTGGCCGGGTTGCGCGCGAACTGGGTAAACTGGCGCGGTGCGGTGGCCTGGATCAGCTCGCGGCACATACCGCGCGGGAAGCGAACCCGCTCGCCATCGGCAGTGGCACCTGCCTTGACGAATATCTCGATTGTTTCAGGATCGTCCTTGATGTCGATCCCGATCTCTTCGAGGATTGTCTCGGCATTGGCTTCGATAGTCGCAAGGTCGGCATCGCCGAGCACCTCGTAAGGCGGAATATTGCGCTTGATATAGGGTGCGCGCGGCTGTGCTTCGGCAGCATTGGCTGCGGCGCGGCCACGACGGCCTCCGGAACGTCCTTCTCTCGGCATACTCAATCCTTCCTATGCTGTCCTGTCGCGCGAGCGGCGCCGGCGGCCCCGCCCCTGCTTGTTTTCATCGTTCGTCTGGGGCGCAGTGGGAAATGCCATCGCCTCGACGAAGTAATCCTGGAATTTGGGTTCGGTCGCGGTTTCGACTTTTTCGATCTTGCGCACCGCTTCGACCAGTTTGCGCTGTTCGGCGCGGTTGAACATCGCCATTGCGGCGCCCATCCCCGCCGCGTTGCCGATCGAACTGATCTGCGCTGCCTCCGCTCCCGGTATGATCCCGATCCGCGCGACGTAGTCTGCGTCGAGATGATTGCCGAACGCGCCTGCGAGCAGCACTTCGTCGAAAGTTTCGCAGCCAAGGTGGTCGGTGAGAAGCCGCACGCCCGCAGCCAGCGCCGCTTTCGCCAGTTGCACGCTGCGAATATCGGTCTGTTTGACCCAGATTTGCGCGCCGGGTTGGTCCACCAGCAGGAACTTCCAGCTGTTCCCGTCAGCGACAAAGCGCGCCGGACAGGCCTGGGGCCGGAACAAGCCTCCGCGATCGATAAAGCCTGCATCCGCAAGCTCGACCATGACCTCGAATATGCCCGATCCGCAAATGCCGCTGATCCGGTGCGGGAGGACTGAGCCGTCGCTGTCCGACAGCCACTCGCCGTGTCCTATAATTCGGACCTTGCTTGCGCCTGTTGCCGGATCGATCCGCACGCGCTCGATCGCACCCTTGCTGGCCCGCACGCCTGCGCTGATTTCCGCGCCTTCGAAGGCAGGACCCGTAGGCGATGAAGCAGCGGCTACCTTGCCTCCATGGCTCAGCACAATCTCGGCATTGGTGCCGATATCGACCAGCAAGACGCTGCGTCCGTCCATTCTGTCGATCTGGGTGAGATAAGCGCCGGTCGTATCCGCGCCCACATGGCCGCCGACCAGCGGCAACATAGTCACCCGCGCGCTTTCCGAGATTCCCAGATCAAGCAATCGGGCGGGAATTTCGAAAAGCTCCTTCACCGCCAGCGTAAATGGCGCCTGCCCCAATTCGACCGGCGATATGCCGAGGAAGAGGTGATGCATGATCGGGTTGCCGACCGCCACAATCTCGAGAATCTGGTTGTGCCCCAGATTGAGCGTCGCGCGTGCCTGTTCCAGCATGGCCGCGATCTGTTCGCGCACCGCTTTGGTCAGTTTTTCCTCACCGCCCTTGTTGAGCATGCAATAGGACACCCGGCTCATCAGATCTTCGCCAAACCGGATTTGCGGGTTCATTGCAGAGGCTTCGTAGGCCAGCTCGCCCTGTGAAAGATCGTAGAGATAGAGCGCGATGGAGGTCGAGCCGATGTCGATGGCCGCCCCGTAAACGTGGAACATTTCCGGCGGCCAGACATCGATAACCTGGTGATCGTCGCGGACCACGGCAATCAAGCGCCGGTCATTCTTCGCCAGGATCGGCTGGAGTTTCACGAGCGCGCGATGCTTTGGCGAGGCTTCAATTCCAAACTGGCGCAGGGCAGCCGAAAGAGCCTCCGCGTCGGAAGGATTGTCGTCCAGCCCTTGCTGCGGCAGTTCGAGCATGTGGAGCGTCACCGCCGGGTCCAGCTCTGTCAGGAAGGCAACCGAAGCCTTGGAAATGCTAGTGTCGTATTCGCGCGCATCAGCGGGCACATCGACCACTACATCGCCCTGCACCTTCGCCCGGCAGGCAAGGCGGCGGCCTGCTTGCAAGCGCCCTTTGTCGACGCCCCGCTGTTCGCTTTCGGTCCAATCCGACAGCGCATTTTCGCCCACCGTAACGCCGTATTTGGCGTGATTGCCGGGCTCGACCTCAACCTGACAGCGATTGCACATGCCCTTGCCGCCGCAAATCGACTGCAAGTCAACTCCAGCCGCCAGCGCAACGTCATAGACGGTCTGTTCGCCGTCCGCTGTCGCGCGGATGCCCGAAGGGGTAAAGATGACCTTGTGTTCAGTCATATTCGTCTCAGACCCCGCCCTCCGGCTCAGCTGGCGATTGCGGCAGTCCGTCGCTGATCGCGTAATAAGAACCCTTTTCGCCGGTGAAGATATGGCCGGGCACCGCAATGCCATCAGTGTCATCAAGGCTGCCCGCTACCACGCTGATCGTCGCGCTTCCCGGCTGCCGCCAGAATAACGGGCTACCGCATTGGCGGCAGCGAGCGATCTCGGACGTGCCGGAATGCGCAGACCATGAAATAAACCCGTCCCATTCGAGATCGTCTTTCTCGGTCCGGCACGCGGCCATAAAATGCCCGGTGGCATAGCGGCACTGCCGGCAATGGCAGTACCAGATGTCGCGCAGCCCTTTTGCGCGGTAGGTCACGCTACCGCAAAGGCACTGCCCGGATCGCATATCAGCCACGACGTCTGCGGCTGCCACGGCGTCCACCGCGGCCTCCACCCTCACCCTCGGCAGGGGGCTCGCGATAGGTCTTGATCCAGTTCGCGCAATTGGGGTCGTTCCCGTTGAGCACATCCGCAGCCTTGATCGCCGGAACCAACCCGTCATGCAGCGGATTGAGGATTGCGCTGGTCATACCTGCGACTTGCAGCATAGGCAGGAAACTGTTGTTGATAGCGTGGCGGTTGGGCAGGCCGAAACCGATATTCGATGCGCCGCAGGTGGTGTTTACACCCAGCTCCTCACGCAACCGGCGGATCAGGCGAAACACGTCCTTGCCCGCCGAATTGATCGCACCAATCGGCATAACCAGCGGATCGACCACCACGTCCTCGGGCTTGATCCCGTGATCCTGCGCGCGCTCCACGATCAGCTTGGCAATCAAAAAACGTTCGTCGGGGTCTTCGGAGATGCCCGTCTCGTCATTCGAGATCGCGACGACCGCGGCGTCGTATTTCTTTACCAGCGGCAGCACCCGCTCCATCACTTCGCTTTCGGCGGTCGTGGAATTGACCAAAGCGCGCCCCTGATAGACCGAAAGGCCGGACTCGAGCGCCTCGATGATCGAGCTGTCGATGCATAGCGGCACATCGGTGATCGACTGTACGAGCTGGATCACCTCTGCGAGAATCTTGGGTTCGTCAGCCAGCGGAATACCCGCATTGACGTCGAGCATCTGTGCGCCTGCCTCAACCTGCGCCAAAGCGTCGGCCTGAACGCGCGAATAGTCGCCTTCTTTCATCTCGGCAGCGAGCAGTTTGCGCCCTGTGGGATTGATCCGCTCGCCAATCATTACGAAGGGCTGGTCAAAGCCGATCACGACTTCCTTTGATGCGGAACTGAGTACGGTGCGTGACATGCGGGTATAATCCTTAAACTTGAGCCGCCTGGAATTGATGTTCGATATTGGTGTGCAGCGCTTCTTCCGCGCGGGCGAGGCCCCAGGGTTTACGGCCTCCCAACACGCCGGAACGGGTGACGATCTCGCCCACGAACTGCTCTTGCTTGTAAGCCATCAGGTGGATGCCGCTGATCCCCTCGATCTCGGCGAGCTGCTGCATCAGTTCGATAGCGATGACCCGGCCTTCCTCACGCGGTTTCTCCGCCTGTTCGAGGCGGCGGACGACGTGATCGGGAATATGGACACCAGGGATTGCGCTGCGCAGCCACATTGCCGTCTTTGCGCTGGCGAGGACCCCTACGCCCATGAGCACAAAACACTTCTCTGCAAGCCCCCGGTCGACCGATCGCGCCATGAAATCGCGCGCCATTTCAACGTCAAAGCAATATTGGGACTGCACAAATTGCGCACCTGCGGCGACCTTCTTCGCAAACTGATCGACCCGGTTGGCAATCGGCGGAGCAAAGGGATTGATCGACGCGCCAAGGAACATGCGCGGCCCTTCGTCGAGCTTTCGGCCTGAGAGAAAGCGCTCCTCATCGCGCAAGGTCCGGATCGTCTGCAGCAGTGATACGCTGTCGAGGTCGAACACCGGCTTCGCCTCAGGATGATCGCCAACGCTGACATCATCGCCAGAAAGACACAGAGCCGTACACACACCAAGTGCAGCCGCACCCAACACGTCACCCTGCATCGCGATCCGGTTGCGGTCGCGGCACGACAATTGGATGATCGGCGAGTAACCGACGCGCGTCAGCAGCGCGCAGACGCCCAGGCTCGACATGTGACAGTTAGCGCCTGACCCATCGGTCGCGTTGATCGCATCGACATAGCCGTCAAACTGCGCCGCGCGGTTCAGCACCTCGTCCGGGTCCGCGCTGTCGGGCGGTGCAATTTCGGAAGTGATTGCGAACTGGCCCGCACGCAGCACACGCTCGAAACGTCCGTGCGAAGAATGCCCTTCTCGCATCGACAAGGGATCGCCCGGATTCGCGCCATATTCGTCGAAGGCAAAATCTTCACTCATCGCGCGCCAGCTTTAGCCAGGACGATTTGCCTTTGTTTCGCTGATCAACTGCGAATTGCAGCTCGTGGATCGCCGCGTTGCCTTCCTGCATCCGGCTCGCGCCGTCCCACGCCGCGTGCCAGACGCAGCGCATCTCGGGCTTGACCTCGCACATGCCGTTCTCACGCACACCACCGCACGGACCGTTACGGATCGTCTTGGGGCAATTCATCGGGCAGGACATGCCGGTGCTCGACAGCACGCAATTGCCGCACATCTTGCAATCGAAGAAGAACTCCTTGCCGGCCCGCTCAACCGCGGTGATCGGGCGATCAAGACTGCGTCCGAACACTTTAGTGACGCCGCGAAGCAACGACACAATCGCCGGATTGACCGCGTTATAGACGCGCTCCATCCCGCGCGAATGGCGCACAGACCATAGGCGGACGCTATACATTCGCCTGAGCTCGGGGAGCGCCCGCCGTCGCAGCGATGGCAGAAGCCAGATCGCCATATCCGACATCGCGGAACTTATAATTCAAACCCAGCCGTTCGGCCGCTTCCTGCGCCTTGATGCGCAGCAAGGGCGTGTCGGTCTGCGCGAGATAAACGAGGTCGCGGTAATTGCCGAAGAGAGCCTCCAGCATCTCGGGATGCCGGTCGAGCGCCAGCCCTTCCCAGATCAACCGGTCGAAGTGTTTGACAAGGAAGTCGGTGACGAAAAAGCTCCCGACTTCAGCCTCGGTGATCTCCTCGAAGATCGGGTTGGTGGCATAGAATGCGTAGCAATGAGCATGCGGCAGACGCTCTGCATCGTGGCGCTCAAGCACGGCATCGAGCGCGCCGCCCGTGCCGCAATCGCCATAGCCGATCAGCACCTGCGAGTATTTCTCGCGATGAGCTGTCAGATATTCGTCAACGCGCGGCGCGATTTGGGCGGGACGATTGTGCAATTCAGCCGGAAGGCAGTGCAAGACCAGCGCGTTCTCTTCTATCCCGAGCTGGTCGCGCAGCGCGATGACCTCGCTCGCAAGAGCACCGCATGCCAG
It encodes:
- a CDS encoding methylenetetrahydrofolate reductase → MSEDFAFDEYGANPGDPLSMREGHSSHGRFERVLRAGQFAITSEIAPPDSADPDEVLNRAAQFDGYVDAINATDGSGANCHMSSLGVCALLTRVGYSPIIQLSCRDRNRIAMQGDVLGAAALGVCTALCLSGDDVSVGDHPEAKPVFDLDSVSLLQTIRTLRDEERFLSGRKLDEGPRMFLGASINPFAPPIANRVDQFAKKVAAGAQFVQSQYCFDVEMARDFMARSVDRGLAEKCFVLMGVGVLASAKTAMWLRSAIPGVHIPDHVVRRLEQAEKPREEGRVIAIELMQQLAEIEGISGIHLMAYKQEQFVGEIVTRSGVLGGRKPWGLARAEEALHTNIEHQFQAAQV
- a CDS encoding methyltetrahydrofolate cobalamin methyltransferase, which codes for MSRTVLSSASKEVVIGFDQPFVMIGERINPTGRKLLAAEMKEGDYSRVQADALAQVEAGAQMLDVNAGIPLADEPKILAEVIQLVQSITDVPLCIDSSIIEALESGLSVYQGRALVNSTTAESEVMERVLPLVKKYDAAVVAISNDETGISEDPDERFLIAKLIVERAQDHGIKPEDVVVDPLVMPIGAINSAGKDVFRLIRRLREELGVNTTCGASNIGFGLPNRHAINNSFLPMLQVAGMTSAILNPLHDGLVPAIKAADVLNGNDPNCANWIKTYREPPAEGEGGGRGGRRGSRRRRG
- a CDS encoding ASKHA domain-containing protein: MTEHKVIFTPSGIRATADGEQTVYDVALAAGVDLQSICGGKGMCNRCQVEVEPGNHAKYGVTVGENALSDWTESEQRGVDKGRLQAGRRLACRAKVQGDVVVDVPADAREYDTSISKASVAFLTELDPAVTLHMLELPQQGLDDNPSDAEALSAALRQFGIEASPKHRALVKLQPILAKNDRRLIAVVRDDHQVIDVWPPEMFHVYGAAIDIGSTSIALYLYDLSQGELAYEASAMNPQIRFGEDLMSRVSYCMLNKGGEEKLTKAVREQIAAMLEQARATLNLGHNQILEIVAVGNPIMHHLFLGISPVELGQAPFTLAVKELFEIPARLLDLGISESARVTMLPLVGGHVGADTTGAYLTQIDRMDGRSVLLVDIGTNAEIVLSHGGKVAAASSPTGPAFEGAEISAGVRASKGAIERVRIDPATGASKVRIIGHGEWLSDSDGSVLPHRISGICGSGIFEVMVELADAGFIDRGGLFRPQACPARFVADGNSWKFLLVDQPGAQIWVKQTDIRSVQLAKAALAAGVRLLTDHLGCETFDEVLLAGAFGNHLDADYVARIGIIPGAEAAQISSIGNAAGMGAAMAMFNRAEQRKLVEAVRKIEKVETATEPKFQDYFVEAMAFPTAPQTNDENKQGRGRRRRSRDRTA
- a CDS encoding methylenetetrahydrofolate reductase C-terminal domain-containing protein translates to MYSVRLWSVRHSRGMERVYNAVNPAIVSLLRGVTKVFGRSLDRPITAVERAGKEFFFDCKMCGNCVLSSTGMSCPMNCPKTIRNGPCGGVRENGMCEVKPEMRCVWHAAWDGASRMQEGNAAIHELQFAVDQRNKGKSSWLKLARDE
- a CDS encoding DUF1638 domain-containing protein: MTRTTRNPDGPALILACGALASEVIALRDQLGIEENALVLHCLPAELHNRPAQIAPRVDEYLTAHREKYSQVLIGYGDCGTGGALDAVLERHDAERLPHAHCYAFYATNPIFEEITEAEVGSFFVTDFLVKHFDRLIWEGLALDRHPEMLEALFGNYRDLVYLAQTDTPLLRIKAQEAAERLGLNYKFRDVGYGDLASAIAATAGAPRAQANV
- a CDS encoding GFA family protein codes for the protein MAAADVVADMRSGQCLCGSVTYRAKGLRDIWYCHCRQCRYATGHFMAACRTEKDDLEWDGFISWSAHSGTSEIARCRQCGSPLFWRQPGSATISVVAGSLDDTDGIAVPGHIFTGEKGSYYAISDGLPQSPAEPEGGV
- a CDS encoding trimethylamine methyltransferase family protein, with amino-acid sequence MPREGRSGGRRGRAAANAAEAQPRAPYIKRNIPPYEVLGDADLATIEANAETILEEIGIDIKDDPETIEIFVKAGATADGERVRFPRGMCRELIQATAPRQFTQFARNPANNVEIGGNNTVLVPAYGSPFVYSREEGRRYATIEDFRNFVKLAYMADSLHHSGGTICEPVDLPVNKRHFDMVYSHIKYSDKAFMGSVTHPERAEDSVAMAKIVFGDDFVENNCVLINLINANSPMTFDDTMLGSLKVYARHNQAVMVSPFIVAGAMSPVTVAAVAAQSLAEGMVGMSLAQLVRPGSPVIYGNFVSSMSMQSGAPTFGSPEASLVINTGAALARRLGVPFRSAGGFTASKVPDAQAAYEAANTLQQGLLAGVNFMLHTAGWLEGGLAMGYEKFVMDCDQAAMMAVYAKGVDMSENGQAMDALREVGPGQHFLGCSHTQANFKSAFYRSTIADNNSYEQWIEDGSTSAEERAEKLYKQLLAGYVAPELDPEIDARLVEFMETRKASFPDSNIS
- a CDS encoding FAD-binding oxidoreductase, whose amino-acid sequence is MTLPEYAPYVIVGAGVHGLSTAYHLAVLLRERGLGSGKDIVILDKGDVGSGASGIACGVVRNNYFQPAMRELMAHSVAVWEEDAETYSYHPVGYMQISAESMHADVASIYDQQKAIGYESSFIEGERDSARYMQSIFSDWQAQGVTSVLHEKKGGYANNMLAMQGLWKKAQSEGVRLFGGTTVTGFRSASGNSSAISTVLTDRGEIGCEQVVIGAGPWVRDFWSMLELPPTIEVRGGDGTLHRDVPMWKFWQLEEGVLAVDPDIQKTNDGNMPPVIHIDTDAPLHSIVDGSLITDELWGIYYKPDFNFNGIQGGAMPYEVTTPAEELAIDPYGPASPEWISSPDFAVMWVSALAHCQKRFEGRMADYHKEPSGGVGCFTPDSFPVIDVFRENAWVIADSNHGYKMIGVGKLLAQEILGEKSRLLEPFRFARYAEGKLHPVSNSPYPWS